A part of Pararhizobium sp. A13 genomic DNA contains:
- a CDS encoding esterase-like activity of phytase family protein — MKAFSLTAALAAVLAASTASSASAEPVFNRIAAFAVADNLPADADRKSVTSAEIITASEDGNMLVYSDSPLKAIGFIDITDPTTPKAGGILSFEGEPTSVAIAGPKALVAVNTRESFVKPSGFLATVDLATKKLDAKCDLGGQPDSVAINKDKTLAVIAIENERDEDVNDGQIPQMPAGDLVIVSLKDGTADCASIKHVTLTGLADVAGDDPEPEFVAFNGQNEIALTLQENNHIVIIDGTTGTVKTHFSAGTTNLSGVDDKRDGTLAFTGELKDVKREPDAVKWLDDNRLVVANEGDYEGGSRGFTIFDKSGKVVFESGSSFEHAVAAIGHYPDKRSSAKGIEPEGLEAATFGEDKLFFVLAERASVVGVYKDTGADPQLKQILPSGVSPEGGVAIPGRNLLATANEVDLVEDGGARSHVMIYERAEGAAAYPQITSADKGGLPIGFGALSGLAAIKDKPGMLYAVNDSIYSAQPRIFTIDATQTPAVITDALTITRDGAPAQKLDIEGIVADGDGFWLASEGNSDKLYSHALLQVNAKGQIKKEIALPQELRANEVRYGFEGITSVGEGDEQTLWMAVQREWKDDEKGFVKLVSYKPASEEWGAVRYPLDKSEEGWVGLSEITVHGDHAYIIERDNLIGNAAKLKKIYRVALADLKPAKLGGELPVVKKEEVRDLVPDLKALGGYVVDKVEGFTVDAAGNGYVVTDNDGVDDSSGETLFFQIGTMNAM, encoded by the coding sequence ATGAAGGCATTTTCACTCACCGCAGCACTTGCCGCCGTGCTTGCCGCCTCGACTGCGTCCAGTGCCAGCGCGGAGCCGGTTTTCAATCGCATCGCCGCGTTTGCCGTCGCCGACAATCTTCCGGCCGACGCCGACAGGAAATCCGTGACCTCCGCTGAAATCATCACCGCGAGCGAAGACGGCAACATGCTCGTCTATTCCGACAGCCCGTTGAAGGCGATCGGCTTCATCGACATCACCGATCCGACGACACCGAAGGCCGGCGGCATTCTGTCTTTCGAAGGCGAGCCGACCTCGGTCGCGATCGCCGGACCAAAGGCGCTGGTCGCCGTCAACACACGCGAAAGTTTCGTCAAGCCGTCGGGCTTCCTCGCCACCGTCGATCTGGCGACGAAGAAGCTGGACGCGAAGTGCGATCTTGGCGGACAGCCGGACTCGGTCGCGATCAACAAGGACAAGACTCTGGCTGTCATCGCCATCGAGAACGAGCGCGACGAGGACGTCAATGATGGCCAAATCCCGCAGATGCCGGCCGGCGACCTTGTGATCGTCTCGCTGAAGGATGGTACTGCCGATTGCGCCTCGATCAAGCACGTGACCCTGACCGGTCTCGCGGACGTCGCAGGTGATGATCCGGAGCCGGAATTCGTCGCCTTCAATGGCCAGAACGAGATCGCGCTGACGCTGCAGGAAAACAACCATATCGTCATCATCGACGGCACGACCGGCACGGTGAAGACACATTTCTCGGCCGGCACGACGAACCTCTCTGGCGTCGATGACAAGCGTGACGGCACCCTCGCTTTCACCGGCGAATTGAAGGACGTTAAGCGCGAGCCGGATGCGGTGAAGTGGCTCGACGACAACCGTCTGGTCGTCGCCAATGAAGGCGACTACGAGGGCGGCTCGCGCGGCTTCACCATCTTCGACAAGTCCGGAAAGGTCGTGTTCGAATCGGGCAGCAGCTTCGAGCATGCGGTGGCCGCGATCGGCCACTATCCGGACAAGCGCTCGTCCGCCAAGGGCATCGAGCCCGAAGGCCTGGAGGCCGCGACCTTCGGCGAAGACAAGCTGTTCTTCGTTCTTGCCGAGCGCGCCTCCGTGGTTGGCGTCTACAAGGACACTGGTGCCGATCCGCAACTCAAGCAGATCCTGCCCTCGGGCGTTTCACCGGAAGGCGGCGTTGCCATTCCCGGCCGCAATCTGCTGGCGACCGCCAATGAGGTTGACCTGGTGGAAGACGGCGGTGCTCGCTCGCACGTCATGATCTATGAGCGGGCCGAAGGCGCCGCTGCCTATCCGCAGATCACGTCGGCCGACAAGGGCGGTTTGCCGATTGGCTTCGGCGCTCTCTCCGGTCTTGCCGCGATCAAGGACAAGCCGGGCATGCTTTATGCCGTTAACGACTCCATCTATTCCGCGCAGCCGCGCATCTTCACGATCGACGCCACGCAGACGCCTGCCGTGATCACCGATGCGCTCACCATCACCCGCGACGGCGCTCCGGCCCAGAAGCTCGACATCGAAGGCATCGTCGCCGATGGTGACGGCTTCTGGCTCGCCTCGGAAGGCAATTCCGACAAGCTCTATTCGCACGCCCTGCTGCAGGTGAATGCCAAGGGCCAGATCAAAAAGGAGATCGCGCTTCCGCAAGAGCTGCGCGCCAACGAAGTCCGCTACGGTTTCGAAGGCATCACCAGCGTCGGCGAAGGCGACGAACAGACGCTGTGGATGGCCGTGCAGCGCGAGTGGAAGGATGACGAGAAGGGCTTCGTCAAGCTCGTCTCCTACAAGCCGGCTTCGGAGGAATGGGGTGCCGTGCGCTATCCGCTCGACAAGTCAGAAGAAGGCTGGGTCGGTCTTTCGGAAATCACCGTCCATGGCGATCACGCCTATATCATCGAGCGCGACAATCTGATCGGCAACGCGGCCAAGCTGAAGAAGATCTACCGCGTGGCGCTCGCCGATCTGAAGCCGGCCAAGCTCGGCGGCGAACTGCCCGTCGTCAAGAAGGAAGAGGTCCGCGACCTCGTTCCTGACCTGAAGGCTCTCGGCGGGTATGTCGTCGACAAGGTCGAAGGCTTCACCGTCGATGCGGCTGGCAATGGCTATGTCGTCACCGACAATGACGGCGTGGACGACTCCTCCGGCGAAACGCTGTTCTTCCAGATCGGTACGATGAACGCGATGTAA
- a CDS encoding MarR family transcriptional regulator, with the protein MKSTFEVSDKLFELYHRVHRLINESMTEEGVSLARSKFLFFLSKLGPCRSTDIACALNFAPRTVTEAIDGLERDKLVVRKPDPEDRRAKIVSITDVGRIVLEAAEHPRKQLIEEIFSALDDEQLDQMHDIVSRLVAKADEIRKRKEDGGDEIAAE; encoded by the coding sequence ATGAAATCCACTTTCGAAGTCTCCGACAAGCTCTTTGAGCTCTATCACCGGGTTCACCGGCTCATCAACGAATCGATGACCGAGGAAGGCGTGTCGCTGGCACGTAGCAAGTTCCTGTTTTTTCTGAGCAAGCTCGGCCCCTGTCGGTCGACCGACATAGCCTGTGCGCTCAATTTCGCGCCGCGCACCGTAACGGAAGCGATCGACGGGCTTGAGCGCGACAAGCTGGTGGTGCGCAAACCCGATCCGGAAGACCGCCGGGCCAAGATTGTCTCGATCACCGACGTCGGCCGCATCGTGCTGGAAGCGGCCGAACATCCGCGGAAACAGCTGATCGAGGAAATCTTCTCCGCGCTCGATGACGAGCAGCTTGACCAGATGCACGACATCGTCAGCCGCCTCGTCGCCAAGGCCGACGAAATCCGCAAGCGCAAGGAAGACGGCGGGGACGAGATTGCCGCTGAATAG